Proteins found in one Synechococcus sp. LA31 genomic segment:
- the priA gene encoding primosomal protein N', whose product MSPEQTRQPAPWLQVWLEAGREGQVFTYSNPDGLELGHGDLVQLRLRGQRHSGLVVDLLSSPPADIPPEKLQPIESVLQRAAVDPHWQHLIEAVATSCRTSLFRTLKAALPPGWLGQRRSGKASRGRQKLWLQLTATGSSCELSHLTPPQGRLLELLRLSAGAGWQSEVLSAASVGRSVADGLVKRDLLKREQRPFSGGVSAASGTTLEAPKLLTAEQQAAVSAIEQAATGAQLLLWGVTGAGKTEVYLQAAAHQLEQGKAVLLLTPEIGLIPQLLDRCRRRFGERVVEYHSGCSDGQRIDGWRRCLAGTEPLLVVGTRSAVFLPLPHLGLIVLDEEHDRSYKQDSPMPCYHAREVAALRAGLSGARLVLGSATPSLETWLACQDGSPSSGLLRLAQRIGGRSLPPVHVVDMRQELAEGHRRLVSRPLMERLEGLAGNGGQAVVLVPRRGYSSFLSCRSCGDVVQCPYCDVALTVHRQRERAWLRCHWCDHRADISQRCNACGSTAFKPFGAGTQQVLEHLQQELEGLRLLRFDRDTTRGRHGHRLLLERFANGEADVLVGTQMLAKGMDLPRVTLAAVLAADGLLHRPDLRAAEECMQLLLQLAGRAGRGEQPGEVLVQTYSPEHRVIRHLVDGRYEGFLQEELAERRSAALVPFSRACLLRLAGPSASRTATAAALLAEHIRPQAEAIGWLIIGPAPAPVARVAGNSRWQLLLHGPAGAEVPVPMESELRALLPRDVSLAIDPDPLEL is encoded by the coding sequence TTGAGCCCCGAGCAGACCCGCCAACCAGCACCCTGGCTGCAGGTGTGGCTGGAGGCTGGTCGTGAAGGACAGGTCTTCACCTACAGCAACCCCGATGGGTTGGAGCTCGGCCACGGAGATCTCGTACAACTACGGCTGAGGGGCCAACGCCACAGCGGCCTGGTGGTGGACCTGCTCAGCAGCCCCCCTGCCGACATCCCCCCCGAGAAGCTCCAACCGATCGAGTCGGTGCTCCAGCGAGCAGCTGTGGATCCCCACTGGCAGCATCTGATCGAAGCCGTTGCGACAAGCTGCCGCACCAGCCTGTTCCGCACGCTCAAAGCGGCGCTACCGCCTGGATGGCTCGGACAGCGCCGCAGCGGCAAAGCCAGCCGGGGCCGGCAGAAGCTCTGGTTGCAGCTCACCGCCACCGGCAGCAGTTGTGAGCTGAGCCACCTCACGCCACCTCAGGGGCGCCTGCTCGAGCTGCTACGCCTAAGCGCTGGTGCCGGCTGGCAGAGCGAGGTTCTAAGCGCGGCCTCGGTTGGGCGCAGCGTGGCGGATGGTTTGGTCAAACGCGATCTGCTGAAGCGTGAGCAACGCCCTTTTAGCGGAGGAGTTTCAGCAGCAAGCGGAACAACCCTGGAGGCACCCAAGTTGCTCACCGCCGAGCAACAGGCGGCGGTGAGCGCCATCGAACAAGCCGCGACCGGAGCGCAGCTGCTGCTGTGGGGGGTGACGGGGGCCGGCAAAACCGAGGTGTATCTCCAAGCGGCAGCCCATCAACTGGAGCAGGGCAAGGCGGTGTTGCTGCTCACGCCGGAAATCGGTCTAATCCCCCAGTTGCTTGATCGATGCCGCCGCCGCTTCGGTGAACGAGTGGTGGAGTATCACTCCGGCTGCAGCGACGGCCAACGCATCGATGGCTGGCGCCGCTGCCTGGCTGGTACTGAACCGCTGCTGGTGGTGGGTACCCGCTCAGCTGTGTTTCTACCGCTTCCCCATCTGGGGTTGATCGTGCTGGATGAGGAGCACGACCGCTCCTACAAACAAGACAGCCCCATGCCCTGCTATCACGCCCGCGAGGTGGCCGCCCTGCGCGCGGGCTTGAGCGGTGCCCGATTGGTGCTAGGTTCGGCCACCCCAAGCCTGGAAACCTGGCTGGCCTGTCAAGACGGCAGCCCCAGCTCAGGCCTGCTTCGGTTAGCGCAGCGCATCGGCGGGCGCTCCCTGCCGCCGGTGCACGTCGTGGATATGCGCCAGGAGCTGGCGGAGGGGCACCGGCGTCTGGTGAGCCGGCCCTTGATGGAGCGGCTGGAGGGGCTGGCCGGCAACGGAGGTCAGGCAGTGGTGCTGGTGCCGCGGCGGGGCTACAGCAGTTTTCTGAGCTGCCGCAGCTGCGGTGACGTGGTGCAGTGCCCTTACTGCGATGTAGCCCTCACCGTGCATCGCCAGCGTGAGCGCGCCTGGCTGCGCTGCCACTGGTGCGACCACCGAGCCGACATCAGCCAGCGCTGCAATGCCTGCGGCTCCACAGCCTTCAAGCCCTTCGGTGCCGGCACCCAGCAGGTGCTTGAGCATCTCCAGCAGGAGCTGGAAGGATTGCGATTGCTGCGCTTCGACCGTGACACCACCCGCGGGCGCCACGGGCATCGGCTGCTGCTGGAGCGCTTTGCCAACGGCGAAGCTGATGTGCTGGTGGGCACCCAGATGCTGGCCAAGGGCATGGATCTGCCCCGGGTGACCCTCGCCGCAGTCCTAGCCGCCGATGGGCTGCTGCACCGCCCGGATCTGCGAGCCGCCGAAGAATGCATGCAGCTGCTCCTGCAACTGGCAGGGCGCGCAGGCCGGGGTGAGCAGCCCGGGGAGGTGCTGGTGCAGACCTACAGCCCCGAGCACCGGGTGATTCGCCATCTGGTGGATGGACGCTACGAAGGGTTTCTGCAGGAGGAGCTGGCCGAACGCCGCTCGGCCGCGTTGGTGCCCTTCAGCCGCGCATGTCTTTTACGGCTGGCAGGTCCCTCCGCCAGCCGCACAGCCACCGCTGCCGCGCTGCTGGCTGAACACATCCGTCCGCAGGCGGAGGCGATCGGCTGGTTGATCATCGGACCGGCACCGGCACCGGTGGCTCGGGTGGCCGGCAACAGCCGTTGGCAGCTGCTGCTCCACGGTCCCGCAGGCGCTGAGGTCCCCGTGCCGATGGAGAGCGAACTGCGGGCGCTGCTTCCGCGTGATGTGTCGCTGGCGATCGATCCCGATCCGCTGGAACTTTGA